One region of Candidatus Poribacteria bacterium genomic DNA includes:
- a CDS encoding LD-carboxypeptidase — MQKMKPKILRPGSRVAAISLSWGGPGTVPYRYQIGKRQFEEEFGVTVIETEHALRDADWLAKNPKARADDLMAAFADETIDGIISTIGGEDSIRTLPHLDLDLIRNNPKVFMGFSDTTISHAACFKAGLVSFYGPSFMAGFAENDGMFPYMVDSVRRTLFSAEPIGVIEPNRAGWTVEHLPWENPENQSVRRKLNPCTGWKFHQDEGVVEGQLFGGCVEVLDWLRGTDYFPSGGDLQGAALFLETSEEAPPPSFLARFVRCIAAMGVLEGLSGILLGRPGGGVDPDTFHEYDDALCKTVREEHGLNDMPIVTNMDFGHTDPMFVIPMGMKVRIDSAKQEIVIDEAAVIEN; from the coding sequence ATGCAGAAGATGAAGCCCAAGATACTGCGTCCCGGTAGTCGCGTTGCAGCGATTTCGCTCTCCTGGGGCGGTCCCGGCACTGTTCCCTACCGATACCAAATAGGTAAACGGCAATTTGAAGAAGAATTCGGTGTGACGGTTATTGAGACCGAACATGCCTTGCGCGATGCGGATTGGCTTGCTAAAAACCCCAAAGCGCGTGCCGACGATTTGATGGCAGCTTTCGCCGACGAGACAATCGACGGAATTATCTCAACCATCGGTGGTGAAGACTCAATCCGTACGCTGCCGCACCTCGACTTGGATCTGATTCGGAACAACCCCAAAGTTTTCATGGGTTTTTCGGATACGACTATATCGCACGCCGCCTGTTTTAAAGCGGGCCTCGTGTCGTTCTACGGTCCGTCATTTATGGCAGGATTTGCCGAAAACGACGGGATGTTTCCGTATATGGTGGATTCTGTGAGACGCACCCTCTTTTCCGCCGAACCGATTGGTGTTATTGAACCGAATCGAGCGGGCTGGACAGTTGAACATCTACCGTGGGAGAACCCTGAAAACCAGTCAGTTCGTCGGAAACTCAACCCTTGCACCGGTTGGAAGTTTCATCAGGATGAAGGTGTTGTCGAAGGACAACTTTTTGGGGGTTGTGTTGAGGTTTTGGACTGGCTTCGCGGCACCGACTATTTCCCTTCTGGTGGTGACCTTCAAGGTGCCGCTCTCTTTTTGGAGACCTCTGAAGAGGCACCGCCGCCTTCGTTTCTGGCGAGGTTTGTGAGATGCATCGCAGCGATGGGCGTTCTCGAAGGACTTAGCGGCATACTGCTCGGACGACCCGGCGGCGGTGTTGATCCTGACACTTTCCACGAATACGACGACGCACTTTGTAAAACCGTCCGCGAGGAGCATGGATTAAACGACATGCCAATTGTCACGAATATGGACTTCGGACACACAGATCCGATGTTCGTCATCCCAATGGGCATGAAGGTTCGTATTGATTCTGCCAAGCAGGAAATCGTCATTGACGAGGCAGCGGTTATCGAAAACTGA
- a CDS encoding glycosyltransferase family 4 protein: MKILFLSPTVPFPLTDGGRIRVFNLLKQIAQKSEITLLALETQPTDAEGVSELQQLGIQVHLVPNAPTLPRLSFGTLTNAFFKRQPITVARYDLPAYRQQFKALIATDTFDLVHYEMFHTAQFRTETDLPGVLSQQNVDSAIWRRLCGETVNPFYKFAYWTQQLAFQRYERVLSPKFDAVTCTSDIDAAVFQRHCAEDVIEIIPNGVDVAHYQPDFSAEAPAHLIYIGSMDWYPNEDAVSFFADEVLPQIHAEVPDVKFSIVGGNPSARVQKLTEREGVIVTGRVPEIKPYFAEATVFVVPLRIGSGTRLKILEALAMGKAIVSTSVGAEGLDLKDGEEIFIADEPAVFAEAVTRLLKDPSLRRRIGESGRARVEQDYDWRSIGEKLHRLYTKILH, encoded by the coding sequence ATGAAGATTCTTTTTCTTTCCCCTACCGTGCCGTTCCCACTCACCGATGGCGGACGTATTCGGGTGTTTAACCTTCTCAAACAGATCGCACAGAAAAGCGAAATAACGCTGCTCGCCTTAGAGACGCAACCGACAGATGCAGAGGGGGTTTCCGAACTCCAGCAATTAGGTATTCAGGTGCATCTTGTCCCGAATGCACCGACACTCCCACGTCTATCGTTCGGCACACTCACCAACGCTTTCTTCAAACGACAACCCATCACTGTGGCGCGCTACGATCTCCCCGCCTATCGTCAGCAGTTCAAAGCGTTAATCGCAACCGATACTTTCGACCTCGTCCATTATGAGATGTTCCACACAGCACAGTTTCGGACAGAGACAGATCTGCCCGGCGTGCTTTCACAACAGAACGTCGATTCTGCAATCTGGCGGCGACTTTGTGGCGAGACCGTCAACCCGTTCTATAAGTTCGCATACTGGACGCAGCAACTCGCATTCCAACGCTATGAACGGGTGCTAAGTCCGAAATTCGATGCCGTAACGTGTACCTCTGACATCGATGCCGCCGTTTTCCAACGACACTGTGCGGAAGACGTTATTGAGATAATTCCGAACGGTGTCGATGTTGCACACTACCAGCCCGACTTTTCCGCTGAGGCTCCAGCACACCTCATCTATATCGGGAGCATGGACTGGTATCCCAACGAAGACGCTGTCTCCTTTTTTGCCGATGAGGTGTTACCCCAGATTCATGCCGAGGTCCCCGATGTTAAGTTTTCGATAGTCGGTGGAAATCCGTCGGCACGTGTCCAAAAGTTGACGGAGAGAGAAGGGGTTATTGTAACCGGACGTGTGCCGGAGATTAAACCCTATTTCGCCGAGGCGACAGTTTTTGTCGTGCCGCTGCGTATCGGGAGTGGGACCCGCCTGAAAATCCTTGAAGCCTTAGCGATGGGCAAAGCGATTGTCTCTACCTCGGTCGGTGCAGAAGGGTTGGATCTTAAAGATGGCGAGGAAATCTTCATCGCTGACGAACCCGCAGTCTTTGCTGAGGCGGTCACTCGATTGCTCAAAGACCCGTCCCTTCGCCGTAGGATTGGCGAGAGCGGTCGCGCCCGTGTCGAGCAGGATTACGACTGGCGGAGCATCGGCGAGAAACTTCATCGACTCTATACCAAAATTCTTCATTAA